The Dyadobacter subterraneus genome window below encodes:
- a CDS encoding peptidoglycan DD-metalloendopeptidase family protein, with the protein MRLLSRLFLFIAIAFFAISCKRVPVSHWFPVTPQEHYEQELYKLKAEKTVAAQTWFKAGKQVLSDTLFTNVPYQERFYLGDSLPAQSVRLKIPEGRKLLIVPTRNDADSLSKLFLELYRIKANGKPQRIEYLKTNEDIVTINDSEGDTLLIRIQTGLNEKLRISLTLTTQPTLTFPLASYGMQNLISFWGAQRDGGVRSHEGIDIKAPRGTPVVAVENGFITQTGTNNLGGKIVFLSASGSPYSIYYAHLDSQLVSVGQRVVRGDTLGLVGNTGNAITTSPHLHFGIYTRGSGAVDPLPFINDKKEKLPALPVKSIWLGDSVRVKNKVNLYASNDFSNAQKIRVLPRNEVVKILGELAKGYRIGLSDGTKGYIPATGLQSLDKQVSRGK; encoded by the coding sequence ATGAGATTATTATCAAGACTTTTCCTGTTCATCGCGATTGCTTTTTTTGCAATTTCCTGCAAGCGTGTGCCAGTTTCCCACTGGTTTCCGGTAACGCCACAGGAACATTACGAGCAGGAATTGTATAAACTTAAAGCAGAAAAAACTGTTGCAGCACAAACCTGGTTTAAGGCTGGAAAACAAGTTTTGAGTGATACCTTATTTACAAATGTCCCCTATCAGGAAAGATTTTATCTTGGCGATTCATTGCCGGCTCAATCTGTTCGGCTGAAAATACCGGAAGGCAGAAAACTGTTAATCGTTCCAACACGTAATGACGCGGATTCACTTTCAAAATTATTTTTGGAATTATACAGAATCAAGGCAAACGGAAAACCTCAGCGGATTGAATATCTCAAAACAAATGAAGATATAGTAACGATTAACGATTCGGAAGGTGATACGCTGTTAATCAGAATTCAAACCGGATTGAATGAAAAACTCCGTATTTCCTTAACACTTACCACACAGCCAACGCTAACTTTTCCACTGGCAAGTTATGGCATGCAAAATCTGATCAGTTTCTGGGGCGCGCAGCGGGATGGCGGCGTAAGATCTCATGAAGGAATCGACATTAAAGCACCCAGAGGAACGCCTGTTGTGGCTGTTGAAAATGGATTTATTACACAAACCGGCACAAATAATCTTGGAGGGAAAATTGTATTTTTATCAGCAAGCGGAAGTCCATATTCCATTTATTATGCCCATCTGGACAGTCAGCTCGTATCGGTAGGCCAGCGTGTGGTTCGGGGTGATACTTTGGGATTGGTTGGCAATACAGGAAATGCCATCACAACGTCGCCCCACCTGCATTTTGGAATTTATACCCGTGGATCCGGCGCGGTTGATCCGCTGCCTTTTATTAATGATAAAAAAGAAAAACTTCCGGCCTTGCCTGTAAAATCCATCTGGTTAGGAGATTCTGTACGTGTGAAAAACAAAGTGAATCTGTATGCAAGCAATGATTTTTCCAACGCACAGAAAATTCGTGTTTTACCAAGAAATGAAGTTGTCAAGATACTTGGTGAACTGGCAAAAGGTTACCGGATCGGATTATCCGACGGTACAAAAGGTTACATTCCGGCTACTGGTCTGCAATCTCTGGACAAGCAGGTTTCCCGCGGAAAATAG